DNA sequence from the Alteribacter lacisalsi genome:
CTCAGGTGTGGATCTGAGGCATTTTCCTGCCAGACAATCCGACGAGGCGCAGTTGATTCGTGAAGAGTGGCGAAGAAGATTCGGTGTGAGCAACCGGACCGTCGTTCTTTTTGCAGGGCGCCTGTCGCCGAACAAAGGGGTTCATGTTCTGATCGATTCCATGAAGCTGCTTTTCCGGAAGCATCCGGGGCTGGTGCTGATGATTGCTGGTGGAAAATGGTTCAGTGATGACGGAATGAACCGGTATACGAGAAAACTCCGTTCACAGGCAGATAAATTGAAAGACCGCGTTCTCTTTACCGGGTTTATACCTGCTGATCAAATCGGAAATCTCTTTCTCGCAGCGGATATATTTGTGTGCCCGTCATTATGGGAAGAACCGCTGGCACGAGTTCATTACGAAGCTATGGCGGCGGGGGTTCCGGTCATTACAACCGACCGGGGAGGGAATGGGGAGGTGATAATCCATAAACAGAACGGCTGGGTCATAACAGACTGCGAAAGTCCGATTGCATATTCACAGGCAATCGAATTTTTTCTGCGTAATCAGGAGCTTGCTACCTACATGACGGCTAACGGCCGGCATCTCGTAGAAACTGCGTTTCAGTTTCAACATGCGGCGAGACGGTTTCTGACTGCCTGGGAAGCTTTTATCGATCGGGGAGCGGATCAGGTCAATACTAATGACGATGAAACCTTTCCCCTCCATTCTCCGTAAATCTGTTCAGGAGAAGGGGGGAACCGGTTTGAAAACACGTGATGTCGTGCTGCTCACCACCAGTTTTGCAGTGGTATTATTTATGTTTGTCTATACGTTTTGGCATTGGCACGCAATGGGCGATCTTGTGCCGGGGCATATCAGCCATGTCGGGGAAGTAACCAGGTGGGCCGCCAAACCATTCATCTTTTTCCTGCCCGGAATGGCCCTGTTTCTCTTAGCTATAGTGATTCCGTTCTATTATTTTCCCCAGGGGATAGCCATACCTTTGAACATGACGTTTGAAGAAAAGAAACAGCATCAGGATCTTATGGGTACCTATCTGTTTACTGGCCTGCTCGGCATTCAGGTTATGATTCTCTTATTTCATCTTGAGGCGGTCCGGCTGGCAGCAGGAGAG
Encoded proteins:
- a CDS encoding glycosyltransferase family 4 protein, with protein sequence MRLRMVLICTESLPAPAVKGGAIQMFIDGITPFLAEPYDLTICSISDPSLPDSETCDQVRYVRFPQEEYAGSVAAHLKEEAYDLVHVFNRPLDLLIYAAAAPESQFVLGLHNDMLAPEKISQDEGERVINTVVGIITISDFIRKKVVGRFPEAEGKCRVVYSGVDLRHFPARQSDEAQLIREEWRRRFGVSNRTVVLFAGRLSPNKGVHVLIDSMKLLFRKHPGLVLMIAGGKWFSDDGMNRYTRKLRSQADKLKDRVLFTGFIPADQIGNLFLAADIFVCPSLWEEPLARVHYEAMAAGVPVITTDRGGNGEVIIHKQNGWVITDCESPIAYSQAIEFFLRNQELATYMTANGRHLVETAFQFQHAARRFLTAWEAFIDRGADQVNTNDDETFPLHSP
- a CDS encoding DUF1648 domain-containing protein, translated to MKTRDVVLLTTSFAVVLFMFVYTFWHWHAMGDLVPGHISHVGEVTRWAAKPFIFFLPGMALFLLAIVIPFYYFPQGIAIPLNMTFEEKKQHQDLMGTYLFTGLLGIQVMILLFHLEAVRLAAGEIDQGAATLPAILTFLAVMIGSTIVTVIKVKKRLCGIRTVAKDN